The following coding sequences lie in one Dreissena polymorpha isolate Duluth1 unplaced genomic scaffold, UMN_Dpol_1.0 chrUn111, whole genome shotgun sequence genomic window:
- the LOC127864093 gene encoding sulfotransferase 1B1-like isoform X1, with translation MPIKNIDDGSGETLRVLEVDGYLTPLFNTVHQNRLEEEFRSIPTRPLKPDDVFICAYPKAGTHWLWEVSSMLVNQSADRVKLIKETAMLEALTEEQFRSIPSPRVLNTHIPLRLMPKDTLSNKTKIVFVQRNPKDICVSFFNHHSKIVEYDFNGKFENYVNRFLKGLVDYGSWFEYTLYWEKIIRDNPEHPFHIMSYEDMKSDPISEIGRLSEFLGFKSSPELIAEIAEKCEFSAMKKEKDPLENTTDWKDAKPEMYRKSQVGDWKNWFTVAQSEYFDTVFTQRMKDSSFTYRFS, from the exons ATGCCGATTAAAAACATCGACGACGGTTCCGGTGAGACGTTGCGCGTGCTTGAAGTTGACGGATACCTTACGCCGCTTTTTAATACG GTTCACCAGAATCGACTTGAGGAAGAATTCAGAAGCATTCCAACCCGGCCACTCAAGCCAGACGATGTATTCATTTGTGCCTACCCAAAAGCAG GTACCCACTGGCTATGGGAAGTGTCGTCCATGTTGGTAAACCAGTCTGCCGACAGAGTTAAATTGATTAAAG AGACTGCTATGTTGGAGGCTCTTACTGAGGAGCAATTCAGGAGCATCCCGTCTCCCCGGGTCCTTAACACGCACATACCCCTCCGTTTGATGCCGAAAGACACTTTATCCAACAAAACCAAGATCGTGTTCGTCCAAAGGAACCCAAAGGACATCTGCGTCTCATTTTTTAATCACCATAGCAAAATCGTCGAATATGATTTCAACGGCAAGTTTGAGAACTACGTCAACCGGTTTCTGAAAGGACTAG TTGACTATGGCTCGTGGTTCGAGTACACTCTTTATTGGGAGAAAATCATTCGTGACAACCCAGAACATCCGTTTCACATCATGAGCTACGAAGACATGAAATCG GACCCAATCTCCGAAATAGGTCGCCTTAGTGAGTTTCTGGGGTTTAAATCGTCCCCGGAGCTGATAGCGGAAATTGCGGAAAAATGTGAATTTAGTGCAATGAAGAAGGAAAAAGACCCACTGGAAAATACAACGGACTGGAAAGATGCAAAGCCAGAGATGTACCGGAAAA GTCAAGTCGGTGACTGGAAGAACTGGTTCACAGTCGCACAGAGCGAGTATTTTGACACCGTGTTCACTCAGAGAATGAAAGACTCGTCATTCACTTACAGATTTTCTTAA
- the LOC127864093 gene encoding sulfotransferase 1B1-like isoform X2, whose product MFKLLSCAGTHWLWEVSSMLVNQSADRVKLIKETAMLEALTEEQFRSIPSPRVLNTHIPLRLMPKDTLSNKTKIVFVQRNPKDICVSFFNHHSKIVEYDFNGKFENYVNRFLKGLVDYGSWFEYTLYWEKIIRDNPEHPFHIMSYEDMKSDPISEIGRLSEFLGFKSSPELIAEIAEKCEFSAMKKEKDPLENTTDWKDAKPEMYRKSQVGDWKNWFTVAQSEYFDTVFTQRMKDSSFTYRFS is encoded by the exons ATGTTCAAATTATTATCATGCGCAG GTACCCACTGGCTATGGGAAGTGTCGTCCATGTTGGTAAACCAGTCTGCCGACAGAGTTAAATTGATTAAAG AGACTGCTATGTTGGAGGCTCTTACTGAGGAGCAATTCAGGAGCATCCCGTCTCCCCGGGTCCTTAACACGCACATACCCCTCCGTTTGATGCCGAAAGACACTTTATCCAACAAAACCAAGATCGTGTTCGTCCAAAGGAACCCAAAGGACATCTGCGTCTCATTTTTTAATCACCATAGCAAAATCGTCGAATATGATTTCAACGGCAAGTTTGAGAACTACGTCAACCGGTTTCTGAAAGGACTAG TTGACTATGGCTCGTGGTTCGAGTACACTCTTTATTGGGAGAAAATCATTCGTGACAACCCAGAACATCCGTTTCACATCATGAGCTACGAAGACATGAAATCG GACCCAATCTCCGAAATAGGTCGCCTTAGTGAGTTTCTGGGGTTTAAATCGTCCCCGGAGCTGATAGCGGAAATTGCGGAAAAATGTGAATTTAGTGCAATGAAGAAGGAAAAAGACCCACTGGAAAATACAACGGACTGGAAAGATGCAAAGCCAGAGATGTACCGGAAAA GTCAAGTCGGTGACTGGAAGAACTGGTTCACAGTCGCACAGAGCGAGTATTTTGACACCGTGTTCACTCAGAGAATGAAAGACTCGTCATTCACTTACAGATTTTCTTAA